A region from the Rufibacter sp. DG15C genome encodes:
- a CDS encoding carboxypeptidase-like regulatory domain-containing protein, which yields MPSFLSLLFICLFPASWTTTVSPLSVFTQQASTVTLSGTILDADTQKPIAYASVGVLNEAIGTISSDKGTFTLTIPSNQKDKTLRVSAIGFEAQELKIQELLSGGTSLKITLKAQPVELAEVQVKAKNWKTKELGGNAGPFTLFHHAFVNSTLPLTQNLGKEVGLYIGTENKATFLSKLNFCLTTNQFDEVKFRVNLYAVQAGQPTQSLTPQDIIITVKNKQRGWIQADLEPYNLYLNQDFVISLEWIDCQPKQQTGGLTLAASMPGFQTSFHKRASQDKWARITKVGMGLNVEVQRAH from the coding sequence ATGCCCTCTTTCCTTTCGCTCTTATTTATTTGCTTATTCCCTGCGTCCTGGACCACAACGGTCAGCCCACTGTCAGTTTTCACGCAGCAGGCTTCTACCGTCACCCTCTCAGGGACCATCTTAGATGCAGACACCCAGAAACCAATTGCGTACGCCAGCGTGGGCGTCCTGAATGAGGCTATCGGCACCATCTCTAGTGACAAGGGCACTTTTACGCTAACCATTCCCAGTAACCAGAAAGACAAGACGTTGCGCGTTTCGGCCATTGGCTTTGAGGCGCAAGAGTTGAAAATACAAGAATTGCTTTCTGGGGGCACCTCGCTCAAAATCACTCTAAAAGCCCAGCCGGTTGAGCTAGCCGAGGTACAGGTGAAGGCTAAAAACTGGAAGACGAAAGAATTGGGCGGCAATGCGGGTCCTTTTACTTTGTTCCACCACGCGTTTGTGAATTCCACGCTGCCTTTAACCCAGAACCTGGGCAAAGAGGTGGGGCTTTACATTGGTACAGAAAATAAGGCCACCTTCTTGAGCAAACTCAATTTCTGCCTCACCACCAACCAGTTTGACGAGGTAAAGTTTAGGGTAAACCTGTATGCGGTGCAAGCCGGCCAGCCCACGCAATCCCTAACCCCCCAAGACATTATCATCACCGTTAAAAACAAGCAAAGAGGTTGGATCCAGGCAGATTTAGAGCCTTATAACCTATACTTAAACCAAGACTTTGTCATTTCATTGGAATGGATAGACTGCCAGCCTAAACAGCAAACAGGCGGCTTGACCCTGGCGGCCAGCATGCCCGGTTTCCAAACCAGTTTCCATAAGCGCGCCAGCCAAGACAAATGGGCCAGAATAACTAAAGTTGGCATGGGGCTTAATGTAGAAGTTCAGCGCGCCCATTAA
- a CDS encoding TonB-dependent receptor domain-containing protein yields the protein MKKFLLLTLLSCATTAPIWAQAPTPSARPAGAPSGAAPAVATPQGAGKITGTVSDSSSSKPVEFATIALVNTATGKTVDGTVTDEKGRFTLNKVANGTYKLTISFIGYDTKELAQVTISDNDRDHNFSKIELSPSQTRLKEVTVTGEKPLIEDKVDRMVYNAERDITNTGGTAADVMRKVPSIALDQDGNIQMRGSGNVRVLINGKPSTMMAGNVADALKQIPADVIKNVEVITSPSAKYDAEGTAGIINIVTKKNSLQGITGSTTLTVGTRASNGNANVSVKSGKLGVNLNAGTNVFYGKGEMNMNQMNQSTIKDRANTPQNEGDNPSTTEIETQYNTKSLIQQLGTNRANGQFGFGQLGLEYEIDEKNSVSAGIRVNTGNFNMRAKQHATAFSANQVAAGSQDFGSDVLVNEYDLTMKNKNNRLSMDLNMDYTHLFKKPQQEFTFLTLFSKTDQDNEVFQTRYDLEGNTISVTNNNNEGENKEFTLQADYAHPMPKNTLLEIGAKNIMRDVSSKSFYGGVSSNGDFSYDQDVQAAYLSYGFNINKKTQVKFGGRYELTNVAADFVNEKQPDFKADYDNFIPNVTVAYDLKPTMKVRASFTQRIQRPQLFFLNPYRQQQGPNLVVFGNPELDAELTDSYELNYSTFFKTTSLNVAAYMRVTDNAIESVTDVINDTTFLTFKNIARNKTMGMSFSGSTKPIPAWNINGNVNLYYVQLNAPFASNDGFMYNINVSSGYDFGKGISAQFSGGFNAPRIALQGQMSAFSYHNLSIRKELFAKKGALSLGMDNPFRRALEFENVQEGNSNTSGLPFSTRTIATQYNRGFRLTFEYRFGKLQQQGPPKRKKSIRNDDAKQGDGGGVQ from the coding sequence ATGAAAAAATTTCTGCTCTTAACCCTGTTAAGCTGCGCCACCACCGCTCCAATTTGGGCCCAGGCCCCTACTCCTTCTGCCCGTCCGGCTGGCGCTCCCTCTGGGGCGGCTCCAGCGGTTGCCACGCCGCAAGGCGCTGGTAAAATCACGGGAACCGTGTCAGATTCTTCCAGCAGCAAGCCGGTTGAGTTTGCCACCATCGCCTTGGTTAACACTGCCACTGGTAAAACAGTAGACGGCACCGTGACCGATGAGAAAGGCCGTTTCACTCTGAACAAGGTAGCGAACGGTACTTACAAGCTTACCATAAGCTTCATAGGCTATGACACCAAAGAACTGGCGCAGGTCACCATCTCAGACAATGACCGCGACCATAACTTCAGCAAGATTGAGTTGAGCCCGTCTCAAACCAGATTGAAGGAAGTGACCGTAACCGGCGAGAAACCGCTCATTGAGGACAAAGTGGACCGCATGGTCTACAACGCCGAAAGAGACATCACCAACACGGGCGGCACCGCCGCCGACGTGATGCGCAAAGTCCCTTCCATTGCCTTGGACCAGGATGGCAACATTCAGATGCGCGGCAGCGGCAACGTGCGCGTATTGATCAATGGCAAGCCGTCTACCATGATGGCGGGCAACGTGGCAGATGCCTTGAAGCAGATTCCGGCAGACGTGATTAAGAACGTAGAGGTGATTACCAGCCCATCGGCTAAATATGACGCCGAAGGCACGGCCGGTATCATCAACATTGTGACTAAGAAAAACAGTTTACAAGGCATTACTGGTTCTACCACCCTCACCGTGGGCACCCGCGCCAGCAATGGCAACGCCAACGTAAGTGTGAAGTCTGGTAAATTGGGCGTGAACCTGAACGCAGGCACCAACGTGTTCTACGGCAAAGGTGAGATGAACATGAACCAGATGAACCAGTCCACCATCAAGGACCGGGCAAACACGCCGCAAAACGAAGGAGACAACCCTTCTACAACGGAGATTGAGACGCAATACAACACCAAGAGCCTCATTCAGCAGTTGGGCACCAACCGCGCCAACGGTCAGTTTGGGTTTGGGCAATTGGGTCTAGAATATGAGATTGATGAAAAGAACAGCGTTTCTGCGGGCATTAGAGTGAACACCGGTAACTTTAACATGCGCGCCAAGCAACACGCTACGGCTTTCTCGGCTAACCAAGTGGCGGCTGGTTCTCAGGACTTCGGGTCTGATGTGTTGGTGAACGAGTATGACCTCACCATGAAAAACAAGAACAACCGCCTGAGCATGGACTTGAACATGGACTACACCCACTTGTTCAAGAAACCGCAGCAGGAGTTCACATTCCTGACCTTGTTTAGTAAGACAGACCAGGACAACGAGGTTTTCCAGACGCGCTATGACTTAGAGGGCAACACCATCTCTGTTACCAACAACAACAACGAAGGCGAGAATAAAGAATTCACCTTGCAGGCGGATTACGCGCACCCAATGCCTAAGAACACTTTATTGGAGATTGGTGCCAAAAACATCATGCGTGATGTGAGCAGCAAGTCTTTCTACGGCGGCGTAAGCTCTAACGGAGACTTCTCATATGACCAGGACGTGCAGGCCGCGTATCTTTCCTATGGCTTCAACATCAACAAAAAGACGCAGGTGAAATTTGGCGGCCGCTATGAGTTGACCAACGTAGCCGCCGACTTTGTAAATGAAAAGCAGCCTGACTTCAAGGCAGACTATGACAACTTCATCCCGAACGTGACGGTGGCCTATGACTTGAAACCTACAATGAAAGTTCGCGCCTCGTTCACCCAGCGTATCCAGCGTCCGCAGTTGTTCTTCTTGAACCCGTACCGCCAGCAGCAAGGTCCTAACTTGGTAGTGTTTGGTAACCCAGAATTGGATGCTGAGTTGACAGATTCTTATGAGTTGAACTACAGCACCTTCTTTAAGACCACTTCTTTGAACGTGGCTGCCTATATGCGGGTAACGGACAACGCTATTGAGTCTGTGACGGATGTAATCAATGACACCACGTTCCTGACGTTCAAGAACATTGCCCGGAACAAAACCATGGGCATGAGCTTCTCTGGCTCAACCAAACCCATCCCAGCCTGGAACATCAATGGTAACGTGAACTTGTACTATGTACAACTAAACGCTCCTTTTGCTTCTAATGATGGTTTCATGTACAACATCAACGTGAGCTCTGGATATGACTTTGGTAAAGGCATCAGCGCGCAGTTCTCTGGTGGTTTCAATGCGCCAAGAATCGCGCTGCAAGGTCAGATGTCGGCTTTCTCTTATCACAACTTGTCTATCAGAAAAGAGTTGTTCGCCAAGAAAGGCGCATTGAGCTTAGGCATGGACAACCCGTTCAGGAGAGCCTTGGAGTTTGAGAACGTGCAGGAAGGCAATAGCAACACGTCTGGTTTGCCGTTCAGCACCAGAACCATTGCCACCCAGTACAACCGCGGTTTCAGGCTGACGTTTGAGTACCGCTTCGGTAAACTGCAGCAGCAAGGCCCACCTAAGCGCAAGAAATCCATCCGCAATGATGACGCAAAACAAGGTGACGGTGGCGGAGTGCAATAA
- a CDS encoding HD domain-containing protein — MEPLECPSFLTKLERRAWEFAVEAHGEQRRKFTNEPYVKHLERVAQTVKEYDGTTSMVMAALLHDVLEDTPVKPPELQAFLEEVCQGTEANAHNILLWVEELTDEFIKSAYPGHNRRRRKEMEVQRLSSISLPAQAIKLADIIDNTRDIARNDRNFAKVYIPEILALVEVLKNAQPFRLFLLACYEVQKALYSIKKKKVTEPIEQPLPETEDQFPQTE; from the coding sequence ATGGAGCCGTTGGAATGTCCTTCTTTCTTGACCAAGTTGGAGCGCAGGGCCTGGGAGTTTGCGGTAGAAGCACATGGCGAGCAACGACGCAAGTTCACCAATGAGCCTTACGTCAAGCACCTGGAGCGCGTGGCCCAAACCGTCAAAGAATATGACGGCACCACCAGTATGGTCATGGCCGCGTTGCTGCATGACGTGCTGGAAGACACGCCCGTCAAGCCACCAGAGTTGCAAGCCTTTCTGGAGGAAGTCTGCCAGGGCACCGAGGCGAACGCCCATAATATTTTACTATGGGTAGAAGAACTCACCGACGAGTTCATCAAGTCTGCCTACCCGGGTCATAACCGGCGGCGACGCAAAGAAATGGAAGTGCAGCGTTTGAGCAGCATTTCCCTTCCGGCGCAAGCCATCAAACTAGCCGACATCATTGACAACACCAGAGACATCGCTAGGAATGACCGCAACTTTGCCAAGGTGTATATCCCGGAGATTCTGGCGCTGGTAGAAGTCTTGAAGAACGCCCAGCCGTTCAGACTATTTCTGTTGGCCTGTTATGAGGTGCAGAAGGCGCTGTACAGCATCAAGAAAAAGAAGGTGACAGAACCTATAGAGCAGCCCCTGCCAGAAACCGAAGACCAGTTTCCGCAAACGGAATAG
- a CDS encoding NAD(P)/FAD-dependent oxidoreductase gives MALEKRDFDAVVVGSGPNGLAAAIALQEQGLSVLLLESKDTIGGGLRTKELTLPGFHHDVCSAIHPLAESPYFKTLPLAQHGLEYIYPPVAAAHPFDGGTAAALMHSLPETALHLGKDKKAYEQLMTALVKDWPSLAPTVLGPLQFPKDPVAMAKFGIKAMAPATTLADLVFTTKKARGLWAGMAAHSIQPLSNMATSAIGLVLLAQAHLHGWPLPKGGSQSIANALAAYFTSLGGKIETNVHVRSLQQLPSSHAVLLDVTPKQLLEIAGQPFSSVYQWQLKRYRYGMGVFKIDWALDGPVPFTAPECRQAGTVHLGNTLEEIAQAEKLTAQGQHPEKPFVLMAQQSVFDPSRAPEGKHTAWAYCHVPNGSTQDMTQAIENQMERFAPGFKDLVLARHTMNTHQMEAYNPNYIGGDINGGIIDLGQLFTRPALRASPYRTSAKGIYLCSSSTPPGGGVHGMCGYHAADRALKDIFKLKAKPLS, from the coding sequence ATGGCGTTAGAAAAACGGGACTTTGATGCAGTAGTGGTAGGCTCCGGGCCGAACGGCTTGGCCGCGGCCATTGCCCTACAGGAACAGGGATTGTCGGTGCTGCTCCTGGAGTCCAAGGACACCATTGGCGGCGGATTGCGCACCAAAGAACTAACGCTTCCCGGCTTTCACCATGACGTCTGCTCGGCTATCCATCCCCTGGCCGAGTCTCCTTATTTCAAGACCTTGCCGCTGGCCCAGCATGGACTGGAGTACATTTACCCGCCAGTGGCAGCCGCCCACCCCTTTGACGGTGGTACGGCGGCGGCGCTTATGCATTCCTTACCTGAAACCGCGCTGCACCTGGGTAAGGACAAAAAGGCGTATGAGCAATTGATGACCGCTCTGGTAAAGGACTGGCCCAGTTTGGCGCCTACCGTCTTGGGCCCGCTGCAATTCCCGAAGGACCCTGTGGCCATGGCGAAATTCGGAATAAAAGCCATGGCGCCGGCCACTACTCTAGCCGATTTGGTCTTTACCACTAAGAAAGCGAGAGGCCTGTGGGCGGGTATGGCAGCACACTCTATTCAGCCGTTGAGCAATATGGCTACCTCAGCTATTGGATTGGTCCTACTGGCGCAGGCGCATTTGCATGGTTGGCCCTTGCCCAAGGGCGGTTCGCAGAGCATCGCCAATGCCTTGGCGGCTTATTTCACCTCATTAGGCGGAAAGATTGAGACCAACGTGCATGTCAGGTCGTTGCAGCAACTGCCCTCCTCGCACGCGGTCTTGCTGGACGTCACGCCCAAACAATTACTGGAGATAGCAGGTCAACCCTTCTCCTCTGTCTACCAATGGCAGCTGAAACGTTACCGCTACGGCATGGGCGTCTTCAAAATTGACTGGGCCTTGGACGGACCCGTTCCCTTCACCGCGCCAGAATGTAGACAGGCCGGCACGGTGCATCTGGGGAATACTTTAGAGGAAATCGCGCAAGCAGAAAAACTCACGGCCCAGGGCCAGCACCCCGAAAAACCGTTTGTCTTAATGGCGCAGCAAAGCGTCTTCGACCCCAGCAGAGCGCCAGAAGGGAAGCACACCGCCTGGGCCTATTGCCACGTGCCCAACGGCTCCACCCAAGACATGACGCAGGCTATAGAGAACCAGATGGAGCGGTTCGCGCCGGGGTTCAAGGACTTGGTTCTGGCCCGTCACACTATGAACACCCACCAGATGGAGGCCTACAACCCCAACTACATTGGCGGCGACATCAATGGGGGCATCATTGATTTGGGGCAGTTGTTCACGCGTCCGGCATTAAGGGCCTCGCCGTACAGGACCTCGGCCAAAGGCATTTACCTCTGCTCCTCTTCCACCCCTCCGGGCGGCGGCGTGCACGGCATGTGCGGCTACCATGCGGCAGACCGCGCCCTCAAAGACATCTTTAAGCTCAAGGCTAAACCGCTAAGCTGA
- a CDS encoding 2Fe-2S iron-sulfur cluster-binding protein: MQDEITLYVENEAGERIAVPAPTDMGLSLMEVLKANEFDILATCGGMALCATCHVELVQAPELPEASDDELYMLENLPNLREGSRLSCQIKITPDLDGTVIRLMADH; the protein is encoded by the coding sequence ATGCAAGACGAGATAACCCTTTACGTAGAGAATGAAGCCGGGGAGCGCATTGCCGTTCCCGCCCCCACTGACATGGGCCTAAGCCTGATGGAAGTGCTAAAAGCCAACGAGTTTGACATCCTGGCCACCTGTGGCGGCATGGCCCTGTGCGCTACCTGCCACGTGGAACTGGTACAGGCCCCGGAACTACCCGAGGCTTCGGACGACGAACTTTACATGCTGGAGAACCTGCCCAACCTGCGGGAAGGCAGCCGTCTTTCTTGCCAGATTAAGATAACCCCAGACCTGGACGGTACTGTCATCAGGCTCATGGCCGACCATTAA
- a CDS encoding TonB-dependent receptor domain-containing protein, with protein MRHLVLLASLQLFLLSSLWAQSPTAIPLPSTTSATGGGSVQRAGGKVSGAVTDSTTKKAVEFATISLVSAATGKPVDGTVTDDRGRFTLNRVAFGTYTLQVSFIGYNTYTRSAFTVSEKDAEVELGNIVLKPVQNKLREVTVVGEKPLVEDKVDRMVYNAEQDITNIGGTASDVLKKVPSLTVDLDGNVQLRGSSNVRVLINNKPSSIMANSVADALRQIPSDMIKTVEVITSPSAKYDAEGSAGIINIITKKNTMYGVNGSVNASAGNRNANGNGNLNIRRGKFGFNANLGTHQQYNNKSDNELTRYVIDAPKAETFSSTLLQQGTSKRQGGGLFGQFGFDADLDSSNSINAGVNFYRGRFNSSGFQSSVTDFRDNTTTPDRYLETTSENKNRHNSLDLNLGYTHIFKPQQELAVLGQWTNGGMNTFSNQDNAINQNDFLDNLVRNTNEGFNREMTYQADYTHPFQNKTLLEVGTKAILRHAESDAIYRDIDVDTEQTKERENSFGYDQDVYATYASYSFKALKNYNIKSGVRYEYTDLQANYIAPAQPSFKDNYSNLIPNVMVSRTFKSQTVRVGYTQRIQRPQIWYLNPYVNTQDNINYSFGNPELSPELTHSYEVGYSNYFKTSSVNVSLYWRQTNNAIENVRNIVGEEDVNPDVEWLQKVGNSYTTFYNIGKNATYGLSFSGNTKPVPAWNIGGSINLNYIDLKSVIQSNAAWQYSFNVNTGYDFGKGLALQAFGSYSSPRPSIQGKFSGFYYSSVSVKKDLWDKKGSISVGVDNPFSKSIQFTSDLSNDNFIQNTVNQNYNRNVRVSFSYRFGKMDMNAQPRRKKSIKNDDAKGGGETN; from the coding sequence ATGCGTCACCTTGTACTGCTTGCCTCTTTGCAATTATTCTTACTTTCTAGTCTCTGGGCGCAAAGCCCAACGGCTATTCCCCTTCCTTCCACCACTTCGGCCACTGGCGGCGGAAGCGTGCAGCGCGCAGGGGGTAAAGTCTCTGGCGCGGTCACGGACTCTACCACCAAAAAAGCCGTAGAGTTTGCCACCATCTCTTTGGTGAGCGCCGCCACCGGCAAACCCGTTGACGGCACCGTGACGGATGACCGGGGCCGCTTTACCTTGAACCGGGTGGCCTTTGGTACTTATACCTTGCAGGTGAGTTTTATTGGCTACAACACGTATACCCGCTCTGCTTTTACGGTGTCTGAGAAAGATGCTGAGGTTGAGTTGGGCAACATTGTGCTTAAGCCAGTGCAGAATAAACTGCGCGAGGTGACCGTGGTAGGCGAAAAGCCGCTGGTAGAAGACAAGGTGGACCGCATGGTCTACAATGCTGAACAGGACATCACCAACATTGGCGGCACGGCTTCAGATGTACTCAAGAAAGTGCCTTCTTTGACGGTAGATTTAGACGGCAACGTGCAATTGCGCGGTTCTTCTAATGTGCGCGTACTCATCAACAACAAACCCTCCAGCATCATGGCCAACAGCGTGGCAGATGCGCTGCGTCAGATTCCCTCAGACATGATCAAGACCGTGGAGGTGATCACCAGCCCCTCGGCCAAGTATGACGCCGAAGGGTCTGCGGGTATCATCAACATCATCACTAAAAAGAATACCATGTATGGCGTGAACGGAAGCGTGAACGCCTCTGCCGGTAACAGAAACGCCAACGGCAATGGCAACTTAAACATCCGTAGGGGTAAATTTGGGTTCAATGCCAACCTGGGCACGCACCAACAATACAACAACAAGAGCGACAATGAGCTGACCAGATATGTAATTGACGCTCCTAAGGCTGAAACTTTCTCCAGTACCTTGTTGCAACAGGGTACCTCTAAGCGCCAGGGCGGTGGCTTGTTTGGCCAGTTTGGCTTTGACGCCGATCTTGACTCCAGCAACTCCATTAATGCGGGCGTGAACTTCTACCGAGGCCGGTTCAACAGCAGCGGTTTCCAGTCCAGTGTTACAGACTTTAGAGACAACACTACCACGCCAGACCGTTACCTGGAGACTACTTCTGAGAACAAAAACCGCCACAACTCCCTGGACTTGAACTTGGGCTACACGCACATCTTCAAGCCTCAGCAAGAACTGGCGGTTTTGGGTCAGTGGACTAATGGCGGCATGAACACCTTCTCTAACCAGGACAACGCCATCAACCAGAATGACTTCTTAGACAACCTGGTGCGCAACACCAATGAGGGTTTCAACCGCGAGATGACCTACCAGGCAGACTATACGCATCCGTTTCAGAACAAGACCTTGCTAGAGGTGGGCACCAAAGCCATCCTTCGTCACGCCGAAAGCGACGCAATTTACCGTGACATTGACGTGGACACGGAACAGACCAAAGAGCGGGAGAACTCCTTTGGCTATGACCAGGATGTATATGCCACCTATGCTTCTTACAGTTTTAAAGCTTTGAAAAACTATAACATCAAATCTGGGGTGCGCTATGAGTACACAGACTTGCAGGCCAACTACATTGCCCCGGCTCAGCCTTCGTTTAAAGACAACTACAGCAACCTGATCCCGAATGTAATGGTGTCGCGCACGTTCAAGTCGCAGACGGTGCGTGTGGGCTACACCCAGCGTATTCAGCGTCCGCAGATTTGGTACCTGAACCCGTACGTAAACACGCAAGATAACATCAACTATTCCTTTGGTAATCCGGAGCTTTCGCCAGAGCTGACGCACTCATATGAGGTGGGCTACAGCAATTACTTCAAGACCAGCTCGGTGAACGTATCTTTATACTGGCGCCAGACCAACAACGCTATTGAAAACGTGCGCAATATTGTAGGCGAAGAGGACGTGAACCCAGATGTAGAATGGCTGCAGAAAGTAGGCAACTCATACACCACCTTTTACAACATTGGCAAGAACGCCACCTACGGACTGAGCTTCTCTGGCAACACCAAGCCCGTGCCGGCATGGAACATTGGCGGAAGCATCAATCTAAACTACATTGACCTGAAGAGCGTCATTCAAAGTAATGCGGCCTGGCAGTACAGCTTCAACGTGAACACGGGCTATGATTTCGGGAAGGGTTTGGCGCTGCAGGCGTTTGGGTCTTACAGCTCGCCTAGACCCAGCATCCAAGGTAAGTTCTCTGGCTTCTACTACTCCAGCGTAAGCGTGAAGAAGGATCTCTGGGACAAGAAAGGAAGCATTAGCGTGGGCGTGGATAATCCATTCTCCAAGTCCATCCAGTTCACCTCAGACCTGTCTAATGATAACTTCATCCAGAACACGGTCAACCAGAACTACAACCGCAACGTGCGCGTGAGCTTCTCCTACCGCTTCGGGAAGATGGACATGAACGCACAGCCGCGCCGCAAGAAATCCATTAAAAACGATGATGCCAAAGGCGGCGGGGAAACCAACTAA
- the lgt gene encoding prolipoprotein diacylglyceryl transferase, with product MLDFITWDVSPDLFSLGPLTVRWYGLLFAMAFVLTQPIEKYIYKTDGRKEEDVDVLTLYMVIGTVIGARLGHCLFYDPVYYLSNPLEIFKIWEGGLASHGGTIGILTALYLFSRKYKFDYLWVLDRIVIVVAVGGACIRLGNLMNSEIIGKPTDLPWAFKFVRNNELFNGVPAYVDPRHPTQLYESLFCVFLFILLYTMWKKGAGKVRGLLFGLFVTLLFTFRFLVEFLKENQEAFEDELTLNMGQWLSIPLILIGIVVLIYALRQPRPPQQMVS from the coding sequence ATGCTGGATTTTATCACCTGGGACGTGTCCCCAGACCTTTTCTCACTTGGGCCTTTGACGGTGCGCTGGTACGGCCTGCTGTTTGCCATGGCCTTTGTCTTGACGCAACCCATTGAGAAGTACATCTACAAAACAGACGGCCGCAAAGAAGAGGATGTGGACGTACTCACTTTATATATGGTCATTGGTACCGTGATTGGCGCGCGCCTGGGCCACTGCCTGTTCTATGACCCGGTGTACTACTTGTCTAACCCGCTGGAGATTTTCAAAATCTGGGAAGGCGGTCTGGCCAGCCACGGCGGTACCATAGGCATTTTGACGGCGCTGTACCTGTTCAGCCGGAAGTACAAGTTTGACTACCTGTGGGTCTTGGACCGTATTGTGATTGTGGTGGCCGTGGGCGGTGCCTGTATTCGTCTGGGCAACCTCATGAACTCAGAAATCATCGGCAAACCGACCGACTTGCCATGGGCCTTTAAGTTTGTGCGCAACAATGAGCTCTTCAATGGTGTGCCAGCCTACGTTGACCCACGCCATCCAACGCAGTTGTATGAAAGCCTTTTCTGCGTGTTCCTGTTTATTTTGCTTTACACCATGTGGAAGAAAGGCGCCGGCAAAGTGCGCGGACTGCTGTTCGGGCTGTTTGTGACGTTGTTGTTCACCTTCCGTTTCCTGGTTGAGTTCCTGAAGGAAAACCAGGAAGCCTTTGAAGATGAGCTGACCTTGAACATGGGCCAGTGGCTGAGCATCCCGTTGATTCTGATTGGCATTGTGGTGCTTATCTACGCCCTGCGCCAACCCAGACCACCGCAACAAATGGTTAGCTAG
- a CDS encoding NAD(P)/FAD-dependent oxidoreductase, with amino-acid sequence MSTISTDICIIGAGPVGLFAVFEAGLLKMKCHVVDALPQVGGQLSEIYPKKPIYDIPGYPMVLAGDLVQNLMQQIEPFHPTFTLGERVEEIEKLEDGSFKLITTDKTEITCKVVVIAGGLGSFEPRKPAIENLENFEGGKGVAYMVKDPEFFRDKRIVLAGGGDSALDWAIYLADVAKELTLVHRGTTFRGAPESAAKVSSLAEEGHMKLLLKSNVTQVHGNGQLESVTISPDGAEGYQVEADYFIPLFGLVPKLGPLENWGLELEKSAIVVNTVDYSTNIPGVYAIGDINTYPGKLKLILCGFHEAALMAQSAYSIVYPDKKFVLKYTTVNGVPTM; translated from the coding sequence ATGTCAACTATAAGTACTGATATCTGTATCATCGGGGCGGGCCCGGTGGGCTTGTTTGCAGTGTTTGAAGCCGGTCTTCTTAAAATGAAGTGCCACGTGGTAGACGCCCTTCCGCAAGTGGGCGGGCAGCTCTCAGAAATCTACCCGAAGAAGCCCATTTATGATATTCCCGGCTACCCGATGGTCTTAGCCGGCGACTTGGTGCAGAACCTGATGCAGCAGATTGAGCCCTTCCACCCCACCTTTACCCTGGGTGAGCGTGTGGAGGAGATTGAAAAACTGGAGGACGGCTCTTTCAAGTTAATCACTACAGACAAAACCGAAATCACCTGCAAAGTAGTGGTGATTGCCGGCGGCCTGGGTTCTTTTGAGCCGCGCAAACCGGCTATTGAGAACCTGGAGAACTTTGAAGGCGGCAAAGGTGTGGCCTATATGGTCAAAGACCCTGAGTTCTTCAGAGACAAGCGCATTGTATTGGCCGGCGGCGGAGACTCTGCTCTGGACTGGGCCATTTACCTGGCAGACGTAGCCAAAGAACTGACCTTGGTACACCGCGGCACCACCTTCAGAGGGGCGCCAGAATCAGCTGCCAAGGTGTCTAGTTTAGCCGAGGAAGGCCACATGAAACTGCTCTTGAAGTCTAACGTGACCCAGGTGCACGGCAACGGCCAATTAGAATCAGTGACCATCTCACCAGACGGCGCCGAAGGCTACCAAGTAGAAGCAGATTACTTCATCCCGCTCTTCGGGTTGGTGCCTAAGTTGGGGCCGCTGGAGAATTGGGGACTGGAACTGGAGAAGTCGGCCATTGTGGTGAACACCGTGGACTACAGCACCAACATCCCGGGCGTATACGCCATTGGCGACATCAACACCTACCCGGGCAAGCTGAAATTGATCCTGTGCGGTTTCCATGAGGCGGCCTTGATGGCGCAGAGTGCCTACTCCATTGTGTACCCAGACAAGAAGTTTGTATTGAAATACACTACCGTGAACGGGGTGCCAACCATGTAA